One Natrinema halophilum genomic window carries:
- a CDS encoding NUDIX domain-containing protein, which translates to MEIHDEYVPDNTFCTFLETMPQVCVEVVVSTDQGILLVKRAIEPAKGEWFWPGSRLYKGESLREAGHRVAREELQLEIDIIEQLGVHEHFWDTSDATGAPSRHTVNIVFLVRPQYPNKEIDLDDQHSDARFVTEATDSYHDYVREYFDRHSLPR; encoded by the coding sequence ATGGAAATCCACGACGAGTACGTCCCGGACAACACGTTCTGTACCTTCCTCGAGACTATGCCCCAGGTTTGTGTGGAAGTGGTTGTCTCCACAGACCAGGGTATCCTTCTAGTGAAACGAGCAATCGAACCGGCCAAAGGGGAGTGGTTCTGGCCAGGCAGCCGACTTTATAAAGGAGAGTCGTTGAGGGAAGCGGGTCACCGGGTCGCTCGCGAGGAACTTCAACTCGAGATTGACATCATCGAACAACTCGGCGTCCACGAACACTTCTGGGATACGAGCGATGCAACTGGTGCGCCGAGTCGACACACGGTGAACATCGTGTTCCTTGTTCGACCACAGTATCCCAATAAAGAAATCGACTTAGATGACCAACACTCGGACGCAAGGTTCGTCACGGAAGCGACCGACTCGTATCACGATTACGTCCGAGAGTACTTCGACCGGCACAGCCTACCCCGCTGA
- a CDS encoding GDP-mannose 4,6-dehydratase: MDLKERFHGRPVFVTGADGFVGSHLTERLVEYDANVHVFVRATSSGELRNIRHLQDKVTVHRGDLRDKHSVMEALRTLQGHSDIIIFHLAAQAHVGESWERPYETIDTNVTGTLNLLQSVVDLDLDLYKFDTAGTSEEYGNVDRQMQDKHEYDDDGRVLLSERSPVNPTSVYATSKLAADFLTMNYHDAYGLPGVTTRMFNNYGPRQNPRYITGTIVTQALERDVVELGNLRPKRDMCFVEDGIRGHMHVALEGNAGEEYVYGYGENVSMRNWTELLLEVGREEDYWDEPEIIQRDERYRPGDSDVEELLVGYEKLNEKTGWKPEVSWREGARRTIEWYAGNTEKWMGRVDWR; the protein is encoded by the coding sequence ATGGATCTCAAAGAGCGGTTTCATGGAAGACCGGTTTTTGTCACTGGCGCAGACGGCTTCGTCGGGTCTCATTTGACGGAAAGACTTGTGGAGTACGACGCGAATGTCCACGTTTTCGTTCGAGCGACCTCCAGCGGCGAACTACGAAACATACGGCACCTTCAGGATAAGGTGACAGTTCATCGTGGTGATCTGCGAGACAAACACTCCGTAATGGAGGCGCTGCGCACACTTCAGGGTCATTCAGATATCATTATCTTTCACCTTGCTGCGCAAGCCCACGTCGGCGAATCTTGGGAACGGCCTTACGAAACAATCGATACAAACGTAACAGGAACGCTCAACCTCCTACAGTCCGTCGTCGACCTTGACCTTGATCTCTACAAGTTTGATACAGCAGGTACCTCCGAAGAGTACGGAAACGTCGACCGACAGATGCAGGACAAGCACGAGTACGACGATGACGGACGAGTCCTTTTGAGCGAGCGTTCACCGGTGAATCCAACTTCAGTCTATGCGACGTCGAAGCTCGCAGCCGACTTCCTTACGATGAACTACCATGATGCGTACGGGTTGCCGGGCGTGACCACAAGGATGTTCAACAACTACGGTCCGCGTCAGAATCCACGGTATATCACGGGGACTATCGTCACCCAAGCTCTGGAGCGCGATGTTGTTGAACTCGGGAACCTCAGGCCGAAGCGAGATATGTGCTTCGTCGAAGACGGCATTCGAGGACATATGCACGTCGCCCTCGAGGGGAACGCTGGCGAAGAATACGTCTACGGCTACGGCGAGAACGTCTCGATGCGGAACTGGACCGAATTGCTTCTTGAAGTCGGACGAGAAGAGGACTATTGGGACGAACCCGAAATCATCCAGCGTGACGAACGGTACCGCCCCGGCGACAGTGACGTCGAAGAGTTGCTGGTTGGTTACGAGAAGCTCAACGAGAAGACCGGCTGGAAGCCCGAAGTGAGTTGGCGGGAAGGGGCCCGCCGAACCATTGAGTGGTACGCGGGGAATACCGAGAAGTGGATGGGGCGGGTCGATTGGCGATGA
- a CDS encoding GDP-L-fucose synthase family protein yields MTNWHHGTAEYWNGKSVMVTGGAGFLGSHLVEELRRRSGDVDVFVPRSDDYDLREKNEIQQALADSNPDVVLHLAATVGGIGANRDNPGKYFYENAIMGIELLEQAHQHGVDKFTILGTICSYPKHTPVPFSEKDLFNGYPEETNAPYGIAKKALLTQSRAYRKQYGFNSIYLMPVNLYGPRDDFNLETSHVIPAIVRKCVEARESGANAITAWGTGEPTREFLYVEDAADGILTATERYDESDPVNLGCGNELSIRALIEQVMDLTGFEGDIEWDTSKPDGQPRRRLDTSRAKERFDWVASTDFETGLRRTIDWYEEHKDEL; encoded by the coding sequence ATGACGAACTGGCACCATGGAACCGCCGAGTATTGGAACGGGAAATCAGTGATGGTTACGGGCGGAGCTGGCTTCCTCGGTAGCCACCTAGTTGAGGAACTTCGGCGCCGCTCAGGCGACGTAGACGTTTTCGTCCCGCGTAGCGATGACTACGACCTCCGCGAGAAGAACGAGATACAGCAAGCTTTGGCCGACTCGAACCCCGACGTGGTTTTGCACCTCGCCGCGACTGTCGGCGGAATCGGTGCGAACCGGGACAACCCGGGGAAGTACTTCTACGAGAACGCGATAATGGGAATCGAGTTGTTGGAGCAGGCGCACCAGCATGGCGTCGACAAGTTCACCATTTTGGGAACGATCTGCTCGTATCCGAAGCACACGCCGGTCCCGTTCAGTGAGAAAGACCTATTCAACGGGTATCCGGAAGAGACGAACGCTCCGTATGGTATCGCCAAGAAGGCGTTGCTGACGCAGTCGCGTGCGTACCGGAAACAGTACGGATTCAACAGCATCTACCTGATGCCAGTCAATCTCTACGGTCCCCGGGACGATTTCAACCTCGAAACCTCACACGTGATTCCGGCGATCGTTCGAAAGTGCGTCGAGGCACGGGAATCCGGTGCTAACGCCATCACGGCGTGGGGTACCGGAGAACCAACGAGGGAATTCCTCTACGTCGAGGACGCCGCCGACGGAATTCTCACGGCGACAGAGCGGTACGACGAGTCCGATCCGGTTAATTTGGGATGTGGAAACGAATTGTCTATTCGAGCACTTATCGAGCAGGTCATGGATCTGACTGGCTTCGAAGGAGACATCGAGTGGGATACGTCGAAACCGGACGGCCAGCCTAGGCGGCGGCTGGATACTTCTCGGGCGAAAGAACGATTTGACTGGGTGGCCTCAACCGATTTCGAGACTGGACTTAGGCGCACAATCGACTGGTACGAGGAGCACAAAGATGAGCTATAA
- a CDS encoding MarR family transcriptional regulator translates to MVERVPWMAPVDYEIMLFFDEHPIQVSPRVLAANVDYDRQYVSKRCRTLSDAGLLTAVETGLYQLTETGQEYLEGELVVSELEIEE, encoded by the coding sequence ATGGTAGAGCGGGTTCCATGGATGGCTCCTGTCGACTACGAGATCATGCTCTTTTTCGACGAGCATCCAATCCAGGTCTCTCCACGGGTTCTCGCAGCAAACGTCGATTACGATCGACAGTATGTGAGCAAACGGTGCAGGACACTCTCCGACGCCGGATTACTGACAGCAGTCGAGACCGGTCTCTATCAGCTGACAGAAACCGGACAGGAATATCTCGAGGGGGAACTCGTTGTGAGCGAACTCGAAATTGAAGAGTAA